The genomic stretch tagtgtcctttttcttttgtagagaagcaaagtgtgtgttgtaaatggcgtgtgtagtttttgtaaagtccagccacgaggaagtttgtgtggaaggttggtcttttatgagagtatccagttttgagaactcattcttaatctttccctgtttgctgtataggatgttgatcaggtggttccgcagtttctttgagagtgtgtggcacaatctgtcagcatagtctgtgtggtatgtagattgtaatggattttttaccttcagtccttttggtatgatctccatctgtttgcatttggaagggAAGATGagttcgctagtgctttttatgtagcctgttgtaaagaacggcaaatatctagatgagttgatgtatcccctggaagacctctgcgaaCTCCCAGGGGCACATATACCCCTGGTTCAGAACCACTGACCTACAGTGGTGGAAAAACCCATTCCATCACTGTAAGAAGAGTCTATGCTGTGAGACTATAAAGGCATAGCTGCCGTAgtgcccatagtgtagacaacGCTTCATTCTGTGTATGGGGCTGGAAatacttattttaaatatttttgccatCTAGCGGCATAATGTCTAGTTGTTGAATGGCAGGCTTTTCTCAGCTACTGACAGACTGCACTTTAGCTATGAGTCTAATAAAATTTGCGTAATGATAGGTTTGCTGTTTGGTGCTGACATACATGTAGGTTATATCTGACTGATGATTTGCCACCATTCCAAAATAAGGGTGGGCCATGCACATCTGTATCTATATACAAAACATGAAGCAAAAAATAGTTCTGATTATATTGCTCCTTGGAGAATAGGAGAGCTTCCATGCAGGTGTACACACTTGATATTTTGGTATTCAGGACACCATGATAGACTGAACATTGTATTTTCTATAGCAGTTAACTTGTTAATTACCCGAGGaaataatgttaaaaataaatgtttagattTATTTTGTGTTCGATGTAAACAAATGATATTTGTGTATGTATTTTCTGTTGTTGAGGATGAAAAGGCTGTTAGAAATCTACCCAGAATTTTAGAACAAAGCATTTGTGGCCCAATTTTGCTACATTTATTCAGGTTAAGTagtcttgaaatcaatgggtctgCTTGTATAATAATCTGCTACTGAACCTGAATAACTGACAGATTCAGGATCCGTTTTCTTGTTTTTTAGGGGGACTAGTGGCTCACAAGATTGGCTATAGAATATAGAAACATTCATCTCTTAGTTGTAAGTTAGCCTACGTCATTAATgttcaaaaattatttaaaagtgaGGGCTATCTGAACCACATAAAGTAATTTAGTGGTCTCAACCCAGATCCCACAAGCCTCAGAAAAAAACATCATATTTAACACTTAAGTTttttgtctacattacaaaatgttACATTTAAACATGATTGTAAATGATTGAGTTAGATTTTGACTATAATTTAGTGTTTAATGTAGCCCAGGAAAAAACAGGTTCAGTATCTTCTTATTTGACATGAAGCTGAGCATGATttgtcctggtctacactgatgACTTAGTCATGGTCATTATCATATCTTATTTTATTGTTCACAGTTGTGTTTAAACATGATCAGATTTTGTTATGTGGACCATcgcttctcaaccaggggtctgcgAGGCCCCATGACTGAAGCCCggagctgtggggctgaagcccggaaACATGAGCCCTGGTGCTCCCGTGGGGCAGAAGCCTGGAGCCACGAGGCTGAAACCCAGAGTCCCAAGCCCCagaatcctccccctccccccaaaagccaGAAGCTCTGAGCCTCATTGCCCCCTGTGGGGCTGAAATCCAGAGCCACAAGCCCTGGTGTCCTACAggtcagaagccctgagctctggTGAGAATCTCTGATGTAGACAACCCCAAATTGGTACCCTTGTCAGTCTCAGCAGGGAGTTTGAGGACTGAATGCACCTGGAGACTGAACTGCCTTACCtcttagaggtttcagagtagcagccgtgttagtctgtattcgcaaaaagaaaaggagtacttgtggcaccttagagactaacaaatttattagaggtGATCTGTCAGGTCATGGTTAAGGCCCATTGTAGAGGTGGGGCAATgcaggaagcttgcactgctgctgttgctcaggctgtatctgttctgtggtTAAAAAGAAGACTTAAACCTCCGGTACTGTCTGTTATCTTTCAACAGCACTAAAATTAATGCACAAAAATAGCATTGTGTTGATTACATCTGCTTTGAGTATGGTTAAATGATAGTGCTGAAAATACTGATGACAGCCAGCAGTCTGTCTACGCTAGGTTCCCAAGCATTGCTGTTATTAATGTTACTGAACTAGTACAGGCAATAGTGGGAAGTTTTGTGAAAATGTCCCTAGTATAGTTTGGCCTTAGTTATGTGAGAGAATGTTTCAGATATTGATATAGCCATGAAGGCTGGAGAGTATTTGCATCACCTTTAGATAGTGCTGCTTCTAAATTATTTAGTGCAGCTTCTTCCTTCAGCACCTGATTGGGGAGAGAGTGTCTCCTTTTACTGGATCTTCATAGCTAAAACTGTTGCTTGGACCCAGTGCATTTCTGCAGAAACCATGTGGGTTCCTTTCAAAAACCCTGTGGCAGACCTCACCACATCACTTGGTGTAACTGCAAACAGTACCTAGGTGGTAGAGGGGTTCTCTCAGTTCACAAGTCCAACTGTTGCTGGGTCTCCATAGAAATGTGATAACTTCCTTTTAAGGAACTCTTTATGGTGCATTTGTATACACCAGTCCTCAATCTAAAGAGATGTGTGACTCCTGTCGTGATCACAGGTGCAACGGAGTGAAAACCTCTGGTTTATGACACAAACAGCTGGAATTTGAGGGACACCCACATGGCCCTAGAAATAGTGCTTGGGAAAGCAACCCTGTACTGTATACACCTGTGTGGTAGTGACGGGGataatatttctatttttacaAAAGGTAATATCCACAGTGTAGTTCTAGATTGCTTTAAACATTTCATCTCACTTCACACTGAAGAAGGTGTTTGAAAACTGCATGTGAAGGGTGTTACAActctgaggaggaagaaaggctCATAGGCACCTTTCAGAGTTGTAAATTCATGATACTTTTCATATtcaattccttttttttaaacactcctGAGGTAGTTTGTAATTCAAAATGTGAGAAATGAGCAGTGTGAAAGACAGGAATACTTGTACTTGCTTAATTAAAACAGGCAGTGAATTTCCTCACTGTTTGTGTGAGAAAGGAGGGGACAATTTTGAATAAAgtcaaagtaaaaagaaaaacaagcttgtCTCGCTGCATAAAAAATTCTGTATTGCCACCAGCAGGTTTTGGTAGAAAATCCTTTGAAATAAAAAGCCTTTGTATTAGTAGAAAAAGACAGCTATCATTAAAGCTATGTAAATCATTTAATATGAGCAGGGATTTCTGTCAACAAAAATGGAGGTGGTTGAAGGTTTTAATTTTAACTCTTCTCCCGTACTTATTTTCACAATATATAACTTGGGTTCCTTTGCAtgtttttaaacacagaaaaTGATGGGGGAATTCATATTTCTATTATCATTTGGCAGTTTTTTAATACAGAAAAATCTGATTTAATCCCTTCCTTGTATTAAGATTGTAGTCAGTATGTATCATTTTTTCTATTTAGATTAATTGATTCAAAACGAACACGCACTATAGTGACCACTTAAAAGTGTTAATCCTTTTAACAGTCAAGTTATCATAAACTTACTACATATAACTAGGGACATAATTATTTAAATGTGTTCTGAAATTTAGCTTTTGAGTCTTGAAAATACATGATAGTAAAATGcataagattttaaaatcaaaatacaatGGAAGCAACTAAAACAGCATGCAGAAATATGGGTCTCAGTCTTGCAGTTGGATTCATGAGGATGGACCATTGACTATACTGAAGCTTCAAGTAGGCATGGAGGATTGCCTGcgtggatccaattgcaggatcaaggctgtGGGCTGATTTTAATAGTTGTTGAGCCCctgtttccactgacttcagttagagttgtgagtgctgagggcccctgAAAGTTAAGCTAGTAGTCTCTATGTTGTAAACCCCCTTGGCACGGGAAAAGTTACACACTTTTTACTCTCAATATCTGTTTGAGTCCCTATAAACAAACACACTGAATTTTTGAAGTAGACtttgtgtttttgtattaaaaataaatccgTTTATTTGAGCTTTGTTcatcttgattttttaaaatgatacttttAGCATAGATTATAATGTTTTGTGCTGATATAGTGAGAACTAAAGATGGAAGGCAGAATGCATCACAAAGTTTTTATCCCGAgtttagagatggaaaaacagGTTCAGAGAGCTAAGGCCTAAGATAACACAAGGAATCATGAGCAAAACTAGAAACAGAACCCCATTCGTTGAACTCCCAGTTCCCTTGTCTAACCATTGAACATTGCTTCTCTCTTAATATTGTGGTttagaacatttttgttttgtttttcctttttcagatTGCTCAGAGAATTCGGCTTAAAAAGAGATCAACTATGGGCATTAAAGGTTTGCAGTGGTTTGTGGCAAACACTTGCCCTGATGCATGTACAATGGTAAATCTGAAGGAAATGGCAGAAAAACATCACATCAATCATCCTGACTCCCCTCCTGTAATTGTGGTAGATGCCATGGGCTGTATTCGACACTGGTACACACCAGAATCCTGGGTCTGTGGTGGCCAGTGGCAAGAGTACCTTGCTAATTTGCAGGATTTTATTAAAGCTTTTATGGCAGCTGATATCAAGCTGGTGTTCTGCTTTGATGGTGTGGTAGAGCAGAAAAAGAGAGATGAATGGGTCAAACGAAGATtgaagaacaacaaagaaatagCCAGAATCTTTCAGTTCCTCAAGTCCTATAGACAACAACCAGGGAGAGGGATGTTCTTTATTCCTTCAGGGTTGGCAACTTTTACACGCTTTGCCTTAAAGTCTCTTGGTCAAGAAACAATATGTTCATTGCAAGAGGCGGACTATGAGGTGGCCTCTTATGGGCTGCAAAATAATTGCATGGGAATTCTTGGACAAGATACCGACTACCTCATCTATAACACCTCTTCCTATTTTTCTATTGATAAGCTCTGCTTGGACAGGATGGTCACTGTTATGTACTCTAGAGAGAACCTCTGTCATGCACTGGGCCTCAACATAACAGACCTCCCTCTTTTTGCTTGCCTGCTTGGGAATGATATAGTTCCAGAAGACATTTTGGAGGGTTTCTGGCAGAAATGTGTAGCTTCATGTCCTCCAAAGAGCCAGAGCTATGACAAAAGGGCTAACACAATTCTAGCTGTAGCAAGCTACATATCAAGAGTTCCATGCTGTTATGGTAGCCTGAAAGACTTGGAAGAAATGCTACCTTTGGCATCTGACAAGAAATTGCTTTATAGGGGAGTGGAGTCCTATATCTTGCCTGGCCAACAGTCTCCATGGCTTCCTCCCGGTGTATCAAATTCTCAAATACACCTGGTCAAGCAAGAAACAGCCATATGTCCAGATCAGGAGATCTTTCAGGTATCTCATCTCTTAAAGCTTCGCCATCACCCTTTTGCTGTAAACGTTTACTGACATGTGATAATGAGTGCACTCATATATGTCTTTTTTTTCCgagcaaaatattattttccttACTGAATGTTAAGGCTGATCCTGAAATGGTTTGGAGTTTTACAGGCAATGGTACTTCAGGATCAAGCTAAGAATAGTCTTTTTCCTTGAATGaaccaagtctttttttttttttgtaaccagaAACACAGAGATTTGTTAATTCTCTAATATATTTTGTAAGACTTTTAATTTACATGACAATGTTAAATCTATGACAATGTATTAAGAGAGAACTTTGAGACTTCAAGAAAATGCCCCTTTAGAAATTGTGTGTAGGATCTAATTTAAGAGCCATATTTTGTTAGGTGCCCATAGGCTTTGAACATAGGATCTCTCTTTCTACCTCTCTTAGTTATCTTAAAAAAAGTCTCTCTGAGTATAATTTGAAagtatatttatatttacattaTGATTTCCATCCCAAAAGATTCCAAACttacaaactgaaataaaaactaCACAGTATTCCCTTAGTCCACCTTTAAAATGCAGCCATCACTGAGTTAAAATATAGCAACTGTTTAAAGATACACATCCACATATAATTGATTGTAATGACTCCTGTTAGAGTGGTAAAGTCAAAATGAAGAAGAATACTGTTTCTGATTGAAAACGTGAAGGAAATTTAGGTAGGTAAAATTTAATTatctagggctatgtctacactgcaacctaTGTCGACAATACTTATGTCGCTCAGgtggtgtgaatattccacccctctgagcgacataagttacaccgataTAAAGCATTCATGTGCACAGTGCTGttttggcaggagaagctctcttcCGCTTGcggaggtgattttttttatgccagcaggagagctctttcccatcagcatagaatgtcttcaccagatgcgctgcagcggcgcagctgcattgATACATCTGTGCCTCTGTAGTGCTGtacatatagacataccctaagttggAATATGGCCAGGACATCAGAGTTAACATTCCTTCTCTTATGGAACATACCgtgaatcatagaagtgtagggctggaagggaccttgagatgtCATCATGATCATTACCTCGGTTTGATCTTTAATGCGAAAGGATGTAGTTTCCTAAGATGATGAGGTAATGTGATAAAATCAGTTAATAAATGATAATGTCTGGAAGCTCAGCTTAAGATTGTGGCCCTGTTGTACTTGTTTCTTTATAAACCCTAAGTAaagaagtccctgccccaaaaaaacGTACCGTCTAATTTGTAGATAAATGGTTTGTTTTTCCATGCTTGAACATTGACAAAGCAAATACAACTGTTCACATTTTGGAATAAACAGAACTCTGCTATCTTAAATGCAAACAAGTCCACATAAACAAGTCCACTTCAATTCCAGCCTGGGTACATTGTCTCCCAATGCTGCTTGTCTTGAAAAGTTTGCACCTCTTGTGTCTGCCTATTTATATACAGTGGAAACATTTTTCAGGATGCAGTGTCAATTACACTTGTGTCCATGGTTAGTATGGAGCCCAGCTTGTGTTTTTACTTTTCAGTGTATTGTAAATCATGGATTTCTGGTACATTGTGGCAACCAAACTTGCAATTTCACAAAATTTGTGAACTCATGTCTATGCAAACTATATGCCTAAAATGAAATGAAGTATATTAATAGTGTAGCATATTTTGTATCCATTAGTGTGCCAATTTTGTAGCATCTAAAATGGGCTATTGGAATAAAATTTATTATTTCATTGAGGATATAAATTGGTAAAATAGCTGTAAACACCTCTTCTGGAGTAGCCATCAGCACTATGCTAATGAGTGCTGCAGCTAACTGCTAGAGCAATGAGTGCTATAAAAAACCTGATACAAGCCCTTCATTTATTGACTTAATATAGAGTTGATTTTGTAAACTGAAGCCCTGTTTACTTTATTTGGACAGTAAAGATTTTTATGTCCTTTTATGCTTAGCCAaatttttccttccccactgttgTGCCGTGTGCTCTGCACTGATTGATTGCCAGGGTGTTCCCTTTagatagctgcatttcagtggtggtatgtggatcctttgggatgaaagatgctatataaatgtGAAATATTGCTACTGATATTGTGGCATCTATGGCCTTGTAATTTACATAGCTATTTTCTGAGTGTACAAATCAATGAAAAACCTGAAATGGTTTTTGTAAAACAAGCTATGCTCGTCCCTTAGTCTAGCATCAGCAAAGCTTGCTTCCAAATGTGGGTCCCTGAGCTCCTAGGCTTTTAGAGATTGGAAGTGTTGCAGTGTTGCTTGGCCCCTTGTAGTATGTTGCTTTCCAGTGACAGTCTTTAGGCCTTGTCTTCTCTGCTAAAAAAGGTGAGGTCAGTACTGTACCCCTGCCTGGGGTTGACCTCACCCAGTTTACTGCACAGTAAAACTAAAGTGCTTTGTCTTCTCTGAGTTTTCACCTTGGGATAGCTCACACATTAgttcccccaaattaaaaaaatacacatttttagcagtgaagacaaggcctcagCTGACGAAAGAGTGGTACTGATTTTCTCTGATGGGAGTTACTGGTAGCAAAGACATTGGCACTAATTGCCATGGAGAGTGGGGGAATAATAGGAAGAGAATGACGGAATTTTTGTGGACTCGTCCTCTCCACAAAAAAATGACACACCAATGAGATTATATTATTTCCTTTTTCCTTAAAGCAAAATGTAGGATTCTGATATTTTGAAATATCAGTTGTTTCCTTCTTGGGCATCATTTTACCGAGATCAgaggaaatatttatttcataaataagttaattttgccattttttgttttcttaattttaaagTAGAAAATAAATGACTTCTTCCCCATTTGAACAGCTAGCTAAAGAACAACACGTCAGAGCTGAAAATTATATGGTGTACAATGTCCTCAGTAAAGGAGAGGTTGAATGCAGCAATACATTGGAAGATGAACTTGATACAGAACTTCCTGGACAGGCACTTATCTACCGTCCTGTTCGACAACATATTTATTCTGTTCTGCTGGAGTCCGGGAAAGGTAAGGGTTATGGCACTCATTGCACAGTGTCAGAGACAGGTAATTTTAGAGCATGCAGGTTGGACCACATACTTGAATTATTTAAGAGACATggtgagtgagataatatcttttattggaccaacttctgttggtgagagggtcaagcttttgagccacagagagctcttcttcaggtctgggaaaggtgctTCCAGactcacagcaaaatgcaaggcggaacagattgtttagcataagtagttcgcacatattgtaagggactaTTCAAAGTAGAGTGGCttattaacacctctgcagttatAGAACAAAAAGAgcgggttagtgggttacagattgttgtaataagtcataaattTAGTGTcgctgttcagtccatgatttttagtgtctagcagagttatgaatttaagctcccaggcgtgtgttttgaaaatgttgtgcagatttcctttgaggatgaggactgatcgGTCAGAAACAGCGTGATTGCTTTGCaagaagtgttcacccacagatgatagggtgtttttgtcttttatcattttcctgtgtatgtTCATTTCAGAGCGTAATGACAGTTGTTATTGTTATCTCTAgtgaagtgtccttgtttggtgaaggcagttttgagtATGCTAAGGTGTATATCCCGGACTTTCatcttggagcatattctgtggtgtGTGAGTGCCTGgatgtagataacagatttcttgatgAGTTTGGGCAGATTACTGgacctatgaaggtaggtgtggtgatccgtgGGTTTCTTTTATATGGTTTTatataagcttatgctcaaataaattggttagtctgtaaggtgccacaagtactccttttctttttatatggtTGCCtctagggttccattgttgaagctgatcgtgATGtctaggaagttgatgctagtgtaggaatgttccagagagagtttgaTGGACAGGTGGtagttgttgaagttgtggtggaaatctatgaggaaTTTAAAGCTGTCTGTCCAGAGAATGAAAATATCATCCATGTATCTCGGGTTTTGTGGTGCATTAGTCCAGCAGTTCTTCTTTAGGGTGACTCATGAAGAGGCTGGTATATTGGGCAGCCAAttgattaattaaattaaattaacaagcagcaggtttaaagcaaaaagaagaagtacttcttcacagaatgtacagtcaacctgtggaacttgttgctggggatgttgtgaaggccaaaactataatgggttTCAAAAAGAACAGGGGGACAGGTCCACCAATGACGATTAACCAAGATGAAGAGTGATGCAACCTCATTCTCGAGTGTCCCTAAGCTcagattgccagaagctgggagtgggtgacagaagatcactcgatgattgcctgttctgttcattccttctgaagtacctggcattggccactgttgtaagacaggatactgggctagatggaccactggtctgacctagtatggccgttcttatattcttatgttcttattaatacctttcccagacgtgaagaaaagctctgtgtggtTTGAATGCttctctctcccaccaacagaagttggtccaataaaagatgttacctcacccactttgtctttctaatgtcctgggaccgacAATGCCTCAACTACACTTAATTATTTGAggacatttaaaattatattttggaaATCTAAATTCTTTAATTCCAAGTTTCAGTGGCTCACATCTGTATCACATTTAGGATAAATACTGTGGGCAATATACATGTAATTAGTGAGGAATCAATCAGAAATCATGAAAATTAGAATGTTGTAATGTTTCTACATACTGTTGAATTTTAGTACCTTTTAcgttttttaagtttaaaaaaataactgaatGTTTTTTCGTTTATTGTTAAAAGAATACATGTGAAAGTTATTAGTGATCAGAAGACGAAGCAAAACCATTTAAGTTTTGAATGTTCTGGTTAAGAAATATGGGAACGTTCTTTTGCTTCCACGACAGTCCTAGGTCTTAATACAAGGC from Lepidochelys kempii isolate rLepKem1 chromosome 3, rLepKem1.hap2, whole genome shotgun sequence encodes the following:
- the FAM120B gene encoding constitutive coactivator of peroxisome proliferator-activated receptor gamma isoform X1, which produces MGIKGLQWFVANTCPDACTMVNLKEMAEKHHINHPDSPPVIVVDAMGCIRHWYTPESWVCGGQWQEYLANLQDFIKAFMAADIKLVFCFDGVVEQKKRDEWVKRRLKNNKEIARIFQFLKSYRQQPGRGMFFIPSGLATFTRFALKSLGQETICSLQEADYEVASYGLQNNCMGILGQDTDYLIYNTSSYFSIDKLCLDRMVTVMYSRENLCHALGLNITDLPLFACLLGNDIVPEDILEGFWQKCVASCPPKSQSYDKRANTILAVASYISRVPCCYGSLKDLEEMLPLASDKKLLYRGVESYILPGQQSPWLPPGVSNSQIHLVKQETAICPDQEIFQLAKEQHVRAENYMVYNVLSKGEVECSNTLEDELDTELPGQALIYRPVRQHIYSVLLESGKDTCGAYPIVKEWFVYFGNPMEQPDLVQPMQLDIPGGTPSLRTLWLTKGPEVQTLRYRTFLACFQLQDMVEEFQLLDPSVAAVCCLLIYLTLQVDSLSLEDLNAFVAHTLCLQGKSAAQLAGLQLAQVDSRAVQLGSLFIRGLTTLIMANSSLGFPMNMNDLMPWKVFDGKLFQEKYQQSHTGCSLEELLEGNGSLHMQFQNLKSFICEACMVKKRTIQSRRRGNGFITEMQEGGRERSFQQAYTTSFVPPYHSQNRGFQWRGSQPYFYGSEAQPSGKGHRDQRRHQGQRRRFQLAPQWPR
- the FAM120B gene encoding constitutive coactivator of peroxisome proliferator-activated receptor gamma isoform X2; protein product: MGIKGLQWFVANTCPDACTMVNLKEMAEKHHINHPDSPPVIVVDAMGCIRHWYTPESWVCGGQWQEYLANLQDFIKAFMAADIKLVFCFDGVVEQKKRDEWVKRRLKNNKEIARIFQFLKSYRQQPGRGMFFIPSGLATFTRFALKSLGQETICSLQEADYEVASYGLQNNCMGILGQDTDYLIYNTSSYFSIDKLCLDRMVTVMYSRENLCHALGLNITDLPLFACLLGNDIVPEDILEGFWQKCVASCPPKSQSYDKRANTILAVASYISRVPCCYGSLKDLEEMLPLASDKKLLYRGVESYILPGQQSPWLPPGVSNSQIHLVKQETAICPDQEIFQLAKEQHVRAENYMVYNVLSKGEVECSNTLEDELDTELPGQALIYRPVRQHIYSVLLESGKDTCGAYPIVKEWFVYFGNPMEQPDLVQPMQLDIPGGTPSLRTLWLTKGPEVQTLRYRTFLACFQLQDMVEEFQLLDPSVAAVCCLLIYLTLQVDSLSLEDLNAFVAHTLCLQGKSAAQLAGLQLAQVDSRAVQLGSLFIRGLTTLIMANSSLGFPMNMNDLMPWKVFDGKLFQEKYQQSHTGCSLEELLEGNGSLHMQFQNLKSFICEACMVKKRTIQSRRRGNGFITEMQEGGRERSFQQAYTTSFVPPYHSQNRGFQWRGSQPYFYGSEAQPSGKGHRDQRRHQGQRRRFQLAPQ